The nucleotide window CGCCTATTAATCAACTTTTTCCAGATCCTGCTTTAGCTGAAGTAATGAAAGATACTTTAGGGAAAATGAGTGTAACCGATGAAGTGACTCAAAGTGAATTGGATGAAGTAAAAAGGGTTGATGGAGCACAATTAGGAATAAAAACTATAGAAGGGACCCAATTTTTAAATAAACTAAAAGCATTTATACTAACCAGAAACGAAATTATAGATATTAAACCATTGGCTAATCTGAAAGAATTAGAGGAATTGTATTTAGCTGGTAATAAGATAATAGACGTTAGAAGTTTAGCGGAATTGAAAAATCTTAAAACATTATATTTATTTGGTCAGGTTTATAAAAATACGCCATTAGAGTTTCAGGAACATATTACTATTCCAAATATAGTACGAAAATTATCAGGAAGTTTGATTAAGCCATATTTTATAAGTGATAATGGGGTTTATATGAAACCTAATTTAGTGTGGAATTTGTCAGGGTATCTAAACGAAGTAAGTTATAGCTTTAATTATTTAGTCAAAATTGGAGAAGCAGAAGCTAATTTTTCTGGCAAAGTAATACAGCCATTAGGTGAGTATGACGTTATCGAATATAATAAAGCCCACAGAGCTATAGGCCGTATTAAATCAGGGAGCACACATGATATTTGGTCGCACCCTTATAAAACTCAAGGTTCGAAAATAGTAGGGAATATTTGTAGCTTTATAGGGGAAGACTTACGCATTATAAGAGAAGCAAAAACGACAAGCGGTACCTTTTATCAATTTAGTGTAGCCGGAGATAAAATCGGTTGGGTAGAAGCATCTGCACTAACGATATTTCATCGAGGACCTAAAGGGGAATTAGAAGAGGTTAAAGATCCTAAGGAAGGTGAAAGTTGTCAGTTATTAAATTCAAGAAGAATTCAATTTGAACAAATATTAAAGAATGGATTTCCTGATGGAAAAAAACTAAACCAACATGCTTTCAATTCGCTCTTTAAATCAGGTAGAAAATCTATTACGTTTAAAGAAATTTTAGGTGCATTAATAAATACACCAAATCCTGCAAAAGAAGGAAGTGTCGAATATATTAACCCAATAACAGGGACTTCCGTTTTTGTTAATCCCGATACAAATGAAGTAGTCGGCATTTGGCCAGCATGTTTTAAAAAAAATATGGAGGAAAATCCACAGTGAACACAAAGACCAAATCACATGAAATCACTAGTAAAATAGTTAGAAGGATTTTGTAAAAAGGAAGGAAGACCTTGATTTAAGTATCAGGGTCTTTGTTTTGTCATTATTTAATTTAGCAAATAGAAAAAGTCAAAACTAGTTAAAATTTTAGTATCAATATAGTGAATTCCGTGCCTCTTTTTGTAAAAAACTATTTATATCAGAAAATGTTAACTTTTGTTATATGAATAGTACCTTTTTTTAGCTACAATACATACTTGGAAGACTGAGTGTTTTCAATTTATATAAAGGGAGTGTAAATCGTTAATGAAAAAAGATTGGATGAAAATTTTCTTAATAGGAATGTTAGTAACGTTTATTGTTAC belongs to Listeria ivanovii subsp. ivanovii and includes:
- a CDS encoding GW domain-containing glycosaminoglycan-binding protein, which encodes MRENKWLKNLLVIMLIIVGSMCINLSTGTKVQAESITSPAPINQLFPDPALAEVMKDTLGKMSVTDEVTQSELDEVKRVDGAQLGIKTIEGTQFLNKLKAFILTRNEIIDIKPLANLKELEELYLAGNKIIDVRSLAELKNLKTLYLFGQVYKNTPLEFQEHITIPNIVRKLSGSLIKPYFISDNGVYMKPNLVWNLSGYLNEVSYSFNYLVKIGEAEANFSGKVIQPLGEYDVIEYNKAHRAIGRIKSGSTHDIWSHPYKTQGSKIVGNICSFIGEDLRIIREAKTTSGTFYQFSVAGDKIGWVEASALTIFHRGPKGELEEVKDPKEGESCQLLNSRRIQFEQILKNGFPDGKKLNQHAFNSLFKSGRKSITFKEILGALINTPNPAKEGSVEYINPITGTSVFVNPDTNEVVGIWPACFKKNMEENPQ